The region atctgtctgtctgtctatatatctatctatcaataacacacacacacatttctagtTGTTAATCACAGATATGAAAATGTTCTTCTTTGTGATCATGAGGCATTCACTgacacaggaaatgaaagaatAGATTCCTACACGTTCTGGATGCAAATGTCCTGCAAGAAAGTGAAACTGAACGTACTCTGACCCGAAATGAACTCATGAACTATTTCAAAATGCACCAGCTAAAGCTCTTAGAATGAGCTGCACAGTCACCTGCCATGAAAAATCATCAGAAATCTGTGTAGATATTAAAGATGCTGTGTGTCTATTTCAGATTATATTAAAGTGAATGTTGTAGCAGAGGTGGGGCTCATTTTATCTTCTTTATTGGCTTCACATATAGCAATGTTCTGCACTCCAGATAATTACTGTAGATGCCAAATAAATggaattgaataaaaaaaataatttcaggtTTTGCTTCTGAAGCAGAAGGGAGGAGAATTgcacaaaatgcaaacacacatataaaggATTCATTTCTTCTGTATCTCTGACTCTGTTGTGTAATAGGATCATTCTGATCATTCTGTGTGGATATCTCATTATAAGACCTCGCTGATATGTCTTTTTATTAGTCCTAGTTTTATTTCCATTCTCTTCATGAATTTATTTGGTCTTATTCTGTTACAAAATCATTTTGACttgatattttatcattttgttatATTGTTTGCAGCCTTTATATTTTGGCATATGTCACATCTTTCCCTTTATTATTACTTCCGCCAagtttgtgtgagtgtctgtttgtttgatattttgcaaatcactgtgtgcgtgtgtgtatctgcTCATAAAATCAGTTTTAACATGTTTGGGCCTGATAGTATGTATTCACGTTTTTACTCCTCCACcctgaaatgatgatgaaagaCTTGGCAATAAGTTACTCTCCATCCGAACAGGAAGAGGATGCACGACACACCAAGAAGTAAAAATCAACCGTCTCTGAAATAATATTCCCCACCTGCTGAATTAAGGGAGACATATTTATCCAGATGGGTGTGAAGCCTGGAGGAAGCAGGTCTGACATCAGGGGTGGACGGCTTGTGTGCgaaggaaagaggaagggaggggagaggatgcAGGGAAGGATGGAGGAAAGGAGGGCAAGGGATTGCAGCTGTGCGCTTGAATCGGCGCTTTATTCAGAGGTTGGACAAACCAGAAACAGGATGTGCTCAGGCGGGGTGAGGATGAGCTGTTGCAGTATGGCATGTGGACAGTCCAGAGTAACAGGGACATTACTTATTGATAGCAAAGTTGCTGTATgatctgtaaaatgtaatttatcagTGTTGTGATCACTACAAATAAAATCTCGAATTCAACCTAAAGTATGCACGAATAGAGCAGGATATAGTTAAGTTGTTAATAATCCTCAAATAAAGCTACTGCACTGCTTATTTTAATAACTATAAGTCATTGCTTCAAGGCTTTTCTGTGAATCATGATACACAGAGGCCTTGAGGCAAAGTAACGAAGAAATTAGAGGAAATGACAtagaggaagaggggggagtTCAGCAATATTCAAAGAAAAGTCCTGGAAGCTGTGAGACAAATGGAAATAACCCTGGTGAGTTTCATTATGTAAGAACGAGCAGTGTGAAATACAGCCTGAAAGCACCTGCACAGAGGGAGAGCAGTGGGCAGCGATGGAGATTGTGTCACTATAGCACCCACTAGAGAGGAGGCTCCTGGAccagagggtgaggggtgtgcGTCATGTTTTCAAATCGAGCCCACCACcatctcacacagacacacacacacatgcacagacacacacacagtttgccTGACTAATTTGTGTACATGACCacagaaatgtcaaaaacacaGCATGacgtgcacgtgcacacacacacacagacacacacacacacacacacgaacacacacagcgCTCTATATCTTGATAACCTAACAAATCACCACGGCAACTGAACACTGATAGCATTTAGTGCCAGTCTTGCTCCCCACATCTCGCAGCGTTTGTGTGCCATAGATCAGGCAATCAAGAGTTGCGCAACACTAAACCAACAAAAGCCTGTAATATGAGCAAAAATGATAACAACTGATTTCTGGAACATCTTTTCAACCGTCTGGATTCCAGGTTGATTTTattccatccattcatttttgttgttttgaaccATCTTTGCCCCACATGCATGGTGTCTCTGTTTTCAGCACAAACTCAGCTGTAAGTACGACTTCTCATCTAATCACTCTAACAAAGTACAAAACTACCAGGCACCGAAAAACACTATAAGTAATTCGTTAACCTTTCATCATAAtaactaaaaaatatttttataaaacaccTCAACGTTGTGAAAAATATAATCTCATTActtacacacataaatacagcaGAAAGATAtaggaaattaaatataattataatatttacatgtatagtgttttatttcaacaatTTTTTCATCATAAAATCAATCAAAGACTGAATTcctgtattatttttattttctaaagtcTACAGACATAAACTGAATTTCATCAATACTCGTAACAGGTTTGCTCAGCTTTTCTGTATTTGATAAGTAAAGTTGTGTTcctgtaaataaaacaagaatacaTAATAATTAATACATTAATCAAGGTGTACCTGAGTTATTCATAAGGTCACAAATATTTCCTGAGATTACAGAAATAGGCGTGCATTCTTCCTacctgtggctgcagcaggtCGCACTGTGGGACAGAGAAATGCCTGGAAACTGGAGGCACACAGCTCACTGACAGTCCCCATCACAACACTGTGCATTCACCAGTCTGGGGCTAAACAGCAACCTGTCAGCATCTCCGTGCTTCAGGAGACCAGCATCAGCAGCGAGAGTCCAGCTCTGGTCTCGATGAGGAGCTCGTCCAatgagcttcagtgttttctcctCCGACTGCCACCAGACTCTGACAGACTCTCAGAAAAAAAcgctctcctctcactctctctcctctctcctccctcctccctcatgtTCACACACTTGACCTCACTCAGGAATCGAGCCTCGCACATCTCACGCTATCACTACTATGCCCACAAAACCAGTTTAATTCAGTTCAAACCACATGTTTGAGGAGTTTAGAGAAAAACCCCACCCCCACATTATTACAATATCTCACTAatgcatataaatacacacatgtagGCCTACTGGACACCCCCCCACTGCTGTGTCACTTTGAACAGTTGTTAAAGTATTCTTGAAGTGAtgacaaatgtacacacacatgcacgcaacCTCATATTCTTCTgcttcacacccacacacatatcAGAGCCCTGCAGCTTAAATTAGTCAGAGCTGAGAAACACTTAGAAATGCATAAACTTACTTTATATTGTGTTTGAGATGCATTCATATTCTTCACTTTCGCAATGGTAGAAATAACAAAAGTCTGTTATTGGCAATTCAAGTATGAATTTAATTTGgattaaatcagttttttttttatttcagctttagATCATATATAATAGGATACTTGTGTGTATCCATCCGTGAGGTCAAGTAATTTGGAGATCTGTTGTCacaattttaaaatatgaatgcaCAGTTTAGGACCATATTAAAGCAAAATAACAGATAAAAAGCAGCAGTataaaagagatgaaaaaactaaaagaggTCAAGATAAATctgatcaaattaaaaatgaagataaataaaatagaactgTGTAGactaatacaattaaaatagaATACAATGGGGGTATGACCTtgcaaataatgaataaaaaagttttcaacCTTGTTTGAACGAAGCACAATACAGTAGCATCAGGAAACCAAAATGACTGTGGTAATTTCATCCTCAGATTAGCCTCAGCAGATTGATGGCACCAACAAATATATCATCTCTTTTTACAGCTGTAATTTCCAACTTTcatgatgcacacacagcaAGGTGCAGACGAGTGTGAGCTCCAGTGCAAGTCCCTCAAATTTAAAACATCTCGCTCAGCTCTTCATGCTTTATTCAGCATGTCCTCATCGGTTAGTGGAGGCTGTTCGCCACTGAAAAATTAGTTGAAGActattttctaaaatgaaatgttttcttattgtaGAGCCTCCTCTTTGTCGGCCTGTGTAACATATATTCTGCATCTGCCATAAAGTGAACACTAAGTGAGTTAAAGTGAAGACGTTTTCCTCTCATgatcttattttaattttgattcCCACACCTTCTCATCACAACATTTCCTTTGAGCATCACTGtaattctctctttctcctgcacTCATTAAATCTATTTGTGtcgtcctctgtctcctctgagaGCCGACCTCCTTCTGTTGCACTTGACCTCATCCACTcttgaacttttcctgccattCTTCCCTCTACAGTGttcccatctctccctcacCCAGAGCGTCCCTTCTTCCCATCTCTGAACAACAattgtaaaaaaatgtattttgctcTGGTGTTTGGGgagcacatttcaacaaaacGATAGGACTGACGTCAGGAGCTTTAAGAGAGGATAAAGTGTTTGAGGCAGAACAGAGTGTCCTGACCTGAGAGAATGAGCCTTTGACAGGTAAATGATCCACAGCAACACgacaaaagaggagaaggacTCAAAGGGTTCAAGTGggaaatgaggagagagaatgGAGGAGGACGATCCAGAAAAAGACataactgagagaaaaaaatccattaGATCTGAGTGAATTCAAATCGAATTTATATCTAGAGAGGAACTCTTCCgtttttgaataatttaaagaccacaaactaataaacaaatgattcaatgtgtgtgtcctcataTTTAAAACATCGACCCTTATTGTGCAAATTCTTCAGGAGTTGTGAGAGTACTGGTTCGTCCTCGAGCAACGATCACACTCGTAAAAGTTAATGAAAGTTCATGTCAGTCAATTGGAAACGTCAAACAATCCCTGATTTGTCATGAAACACTAGAAAATCTTTAAAGTGGGTTTTAACCAACAAGGTGACgataaaagcaaaacacaacaaagtgcAATGGAGGCTTGGCTAATAAACCAGGgtgtatataaagtatttatattagTCTAATGAAGAAACACGATGAACGACATGACACAAATGAATTCCTCCACATTTCTGTCATATTTTCtatattgtttttcactttttccagGTTTGACTGGTGCTCCTGTAATGATGCCATGTTGCTGCGTCCCCTTCTTCTACAATAGTTTAATGGCACCAACTGGAAAATGGACGCCACCAGCTGTTCATCTTTTTGGATTTAACAGCAGTGGATGGAAATGtgttaaattcacattttcttctttttgcacTAGTTTGGATGGAAACCAGGCGAGACGTGCTCCTTTGACTTTTCACCTCACATCTCACAATCatgtagaaaaaataaaatttgtccGACACTTTGGTTCAAGTGAAACATCGTCCTATTTACtttcctttttatgtttttttggcCCTGTAATGTGGATTAAATGACCCGATGACCTGAAATGTATCACAGTTGTGtccacatttcaaaataaactgataACATTCAGGAAAATCATCTGATAAAACTGTAAACTCTAAAGCTTCTTATCAGTTTTGTAAAGcgacatttatttgtattactaTTGCATAATTTTCTTGTATTATACTTAATCTCCTCATTAAACGTGCTTCATAAATATGATTTCCATACCTTCCTGTTGTAAAGGATGCACTCAGATTACTAGAGGGATCCTCTGCTCTCATGTCTTTTGAAGAAGCTGCTGTGTCCTCTGGTGGCCAGTGGGTGGCATCACAACTATAAGGTGGGGACAGTGTTTATGTGGAAATGTTTGGTTGTTTACAGCAGGTACATGACAGAGCAGCTTCGTTGGATCAAGCTGATCCAGTTttgattaaacattttatctcaataggtaaaaaaaatactgtatggattttgtatttataataataatattatatgaaTAGACTTGATTTAGGTCTTGAggtggaagaaaaaacaaagtagctttcaaataaaaaaatatacaaaactgGATCACATGAAAGCAGCAAAAGAACGACCGGAGTGATGGTCGTTCTcactgtcactttgtcctcTTGCCTTAAATGTGCCTGTCTCCTGAAAGTATTTTATCAGAAACTTTGACTAGAGTCATTTCACATTATCATAATTTCATATATGCATCACTGTtgtcttttccattttcctAATTACACAACACTGGTATGGATCGTTATTTAAATTCATTGATTCGTCACTTACAAGTCAGCAAATATATTCATGTGTAAATAGCaagttgtttattgtttgtgtttgtcatacTGACTCTTTGTTGCTGTGGGTCAACATTATGCAGTAAAAGGTTTaatctgtttgtattttttgtgcCTGTTTGGACAAGAAGTGTCAATTTAGTgttgcatcacttcctgtcttttgtctctgtcttgGGTAAGCAGGATTGCAAGCAGAAGTTTGAAGCAACAGTTTACAAAACCTATGTACTGAGGATTTAGCAAACTGTCTCTACGCACAAAGGGAGAAGTCAAAGACAAGTAGATCCACCTACCTGCATCAATCCATTTCACGTACAATAAGATTCAATTTACACCCTCTCTCATGACTATTACAACTTCAACTCAGTGTCCAGATTAAATGTCCATGTAGGAAGACGTGACATCCCCTCTGACAGCGGATGACTATTACTGAGGAGAGAATGAACAGAGATGACAAAACCACCCGCTCTGGGATCAGCCTGCACATTTCTCAAATACTTTCCTGGTTGAGTCGATTACCACATCTATTTAAGTGTATTTGTCTACTCCTCTCCCAGCTCAGCCTCTCTATACTCCACTCTCACGTCTGAAGTGGGAAACCAACAGCAGCCCATTGAAGTGAAGGCCAAGTTCAACTGCTTAACATGCCGGAAGTGTGGAGGTCAGATCTGATattcaataaaatgtgaaacagaCCCCCAGATTGTCTGTTGTGTTACAATTCTAGCGATTCGAAAAAATAAATGCGacattatgaaataaataatcatgttaTTAACTACTGTAAtgttattttctgctgcttcttttcaGTTTATTGTCATTTTAGTCAAGTAACTCACACGGGCAGCATATATTCTTTCAAACAGGTGGTTTTTATGTGATAAtactgattatttttttgtccttcGCCCGGACTTACACAAAGCATCGAACACATGCACAGTCCTCTATTCACACAAGGTACCCATTTCTCGTCTCTCTCCAAAAAGAATtaatctctctcactctcacgtTATTCCAGCGCAAGAGGACCTTCTCGTCTCAACACAACAGCTACCGACATCGTAGACATAGACAgcgaaaacacacagaaatcatgacaggtataataataacactgaaaaaatacaaagtaaTGAAAAATGGAAAGAGTTTACTTTTAAATTATGCCTCTAATACtccatcatatatatatttttttgttaatgtagCTTGAGGTGTATAAAACAGCACTGTAAACTTCAATTGAGTAACTTGCTTTCTAGGACAGCGATAAAGCTTTTCATTAATAACTGGAAGGAGCAGGAAAGACGAGTCAAAGCGAACATTAAGCGTGTAAAGACATTATTACTCATGAGATGAAATATATTGGCAAATCATGAAACTGCTGTTTGCCTTTACAATCAACAGATAATACAAAGACACTGAAATAACATCCCACAAACTTTGTTTATCTTTCATACataaaatctgcaaaaaaaGATCCCTTATATCCGAACCTCGCACACaccacttttttgtttttcctttctccCGCTGCTTTCaccgttttgttttttttaatctgtcacGACAAAGACGGCAAGGATAAGCTTGCGTCTGTGAAGTGTGAACTCACCAAAAAAAAGGACTCAAAATAGGCAAAATCTGCACCTGAGGTGGATCTGTCGGTCTGGGTGAAAGATAACTGTCACATCAGAGTGTTCAGGCTCTCGTCTTTACTGGAACTCATCCTCAAAAAGTGCAAATCTAGTTCTAATGCagtaaataataatcatcaagTAACAACAAAAGTATATGCATAGGTACTGTACAGCTACATAGTGGGGACAAGGAGAGAGGTGAAgatctgaagaagaagaagagagaagaagagggatgtttttgttatttttctcctcaTAAGCAGGTTTAAATTTAGAGCGCTCATCCTCACACAGCATAGACTGGTCCAGTGAGGCCTGTGACGGTCACAGGCTGTTGTTAAAAATCATTTCAAGAACTACACCGGACAAAAACAGCCATGCGAGATGaatcatgaaataataataaaagtgctGTGAGGGGGCGTCCGATGTCACCATTGGCCAAACAGTTCCcagcagagaggatgagagaagcATTAAACTTATGGTGTTCGGAAGAGAGGCAgacaatcatttaaaaaaaggcaactTGGAATTTGGCTTTGGAATAAAATAGAGGATGAGGTAATAAAAGTAGAAACACGATGGGTAACGCATGATCGTCCGTAGAGAAGGGGATTGATTTCGGAGAGCAGAGCTGCTAAAGAGCTTTGCCGGGCAGGAAGTGCTCTGTCTCAACGAGAATTTATAAATCCTCCTGACGCCAGCCTCAGGAGGAAGTTACATCATCACTTGACCAGTCTATGTCTCATGATGccattttatctgtttttacaGAGACGCTGGGTCTGAGAACAACCTCTGAGCCTCCGGGTCTCCGCTAACGTTGAGCCGTGCTGAGGTTGAAAGTGGCTCCAGTTGCGACTGAAATGCTTAAAAacgacaaacacaaagagaggctAAAGATTGTTTTCAGACCAGCGGGTAATTTCAGTCACATTAGCTTTACTTTTCATATCAAAAAAATCACTTTGCCTGATGtggttatatttcatttcaatggaatcgtttacatttatttttgtcaggCTGTGCAGTGGGCAGTCGGGCGTGCCGAATGACCTAAGGGTCCTCGGCGTCCAGGAACTCCTTCTTGGGCAGTGCGACGCCGCGGTACCAGGAGCAGGAGCCGTCCGCCCGCTTCACGCAGGCATAGTGGTTGGCCTGCCGTCCATGCACCTGCTTCTCGATCATCAGGTCCGTCCACAGACACTCCTCGGGAGCTGAGATCTCGCAGGGCAGAGAGGGGCAGCGCACgatctgcagaaacacacaaatcagtATCTCTATGCTGTGGGTGCAATCTGCAGAGGGGTATCATTTTCATAGATCTTACAGATACAGGACCACCTTTCTGTTTACTGCTTAAGATACCAATAATGCAAATGATTTTTTCCTGCTGATTCACATTCAGAGCCTTTaacttgcttttattttgacacaaCTACAGGAAGTACAGTGTGTTAAAGTAAATAATGGAGCCTGAAGTCATCTACTTAATATGCATTTACACTTATTTCTGGCAATTTGCAGTTTCTTCATCTCCTTCCCCTTATCCGAGGTTGGAggctgctgtggctcaggagttaGAGCGGGTTGTTCACTTACCAGAAAgtcagtggttcaatccccaTCTTCATGTGCCAAAGTATCCTTGGGCAAGGTACTGAACCCAAAATTGTCCCTGACAGACTGAGCGATGTATGAAAAGTGAATATAAAGCGCTCATGCTGAAATGCACTTGTTGTTAATAAGGTGTTGCTAAATCAAACTGGAACTTTTAAGGATTAGAACTTTAACATATAACCCTTTTGTACAATAACTGTCAACATACAATACAATTTATAAATGACAAGACTGTGATTTGAAGaaagagttagatgagaagattggtGTCACGCTCAGGTCTATAAAGTAAATAATCAGAAGAAATTAGACTGGCTCTGTCCACAGGAAACCAAATCCCTCTATCTGCATCTTTGAAGAGGATAATAAATGCattatatattgtttgtgtgagatATATAAAAACAGAGCTGTGTTTTCATGACAGATTATTGGACGGGCCAGTGGCTTCCTGTGGACTCTGCTTACAGCACGGGGTTAAAGAAATAGTCTCTTGCAGTGAATAAAAGAaggttgtttgttgttgtagctGTTGTTCTGGCTCATGTCTCGTCTTGTCTGTTATGTCTGGTTTTCAGCTCCAGGAGGGAAATAACTGCAgcttcttttattattttttatgagGACgaaccacacacacgcacacaaacgcacgcacacacacacacactctgctgcatCTTACCTTGCATTCACAGCCCATCTGGTAGCGCTGGCTGAGGCTCTTCTTCTGGGTGGTGCTCAAGGAGTCCCAGAGCATGATGTAATCACAGAGGGTCACATGCATTTGACCGCCGGCCTCGGCCTTGcctgtaaagaaacaaaaatggaTGAAAGCATCACAGTGACCGACAATAAATTGTATATCGTAAAAGATGTAAAGTATCTCGAATGACCCCTGAGGGCTAGGTAATAAACCCCGCTGCTCcaccatgttggtggatgggacaaGAACTTTGatatatgttcaagtgttcatttctTCAGCATGTTAGGTTTTAATCAACTATTTGGTTTTCTAAATGTCGTGATTGACAGTGGAGACTGACTCCAGTTGAGCATGTGTACTGATGGGACATCGATGCTGCAGCCCGATCCCCTGATCGCTCCTGCACAGACTCGGGCTCCAAATGATGTAAATTGTACAAAACAGCAATATTTGTATTCAGGACATTTTGTCTACATTTGAGGATATTGCGAGAAAATATTGACGACTCATCCATCTTTAGATACAGTCCATGTGACAGAAATAATTTCAGACATAAGACAGAACACCCGGCTCCTGATGCATCAGTGTAAATGTTCTCATCTGACAGAAGGTCACCAGCTACAAGCCTCAGATTCGCATGTGCGACAGATAAAATCTGTGACTCCTCAGAGCGGTGCCCGCAGGCATCAACCCACACCACCTGTCCTTGTGAAAATCTGGCATTTTTTCACTCTTTACTGGCAACAGTCAAAACAGGAAGATGTTTCATGTTGAGTTTTAAGGTCGACAACACTATCTGCCTGCAGAGCAACTCTCAACATGCTGAAGTCGTCCCAGTCCGTCCTCGACACAGACGCAACTGACTCACATTTCACTGGAGCTCGTCCAACTTTTAACCCTTAAAACTAAAGAAAGGATGAGTCATTTTAAAACAGACGGCCCAGTCGGCAGAAACTTTCTTTCCCATCACTCAATTCCTTCAtcttgagagaaaaaaaagggaaggaaaTGCTGGCTTCAGCAGTTCCTCTCCGTACAACTCTGTGTAATTAGGGGTGAGTGTTTGCGGGTGCATCTCTGTCTGAGATGAGGAAACCAGAGCGTGCATGACATCATGGTCCCCTGTGTCTCGTCCTCTCGCTCTACCATGTCTATATGTACACTGCGGACTGCCTGCGCTACCTTCAATCACTATAACAGCCAGGTCAAGTGTGCAGACACGAAAGGAATACTTCAACATTTCAGGAAATATATCCACTGTCTGGTGGAGAGTTGGATAACTCTCCAAAAACACAGAATTTACCAACCAGCAGCTCTGAAGTTGTGTCTCATGTGTGTAATCCATACAAAAACAGAAGTATAATAACGACACTAGCTAAGCCGACCtcttcaatcaagctgcagcaaatttcacacactgatcAGTTCCTGATTTGGTTTTGCATAAatctgtttggttgtttttgtgcagtcttacttacaaaccaaccaacagaaaGAGGTGAAAATAACTTcataacctcctcggtggaggcAACTAAAGCTCTGATATGAGGAAGGCAGCTGTAGAGTCTGGTTATAAAATGAAAGAAGTGAAAAATAAGTTTAGTTTACAGACATAAAAATCTGTGTAACACAAGGTCATAGACAGTCAATAGGACTCAGTACATCCAGTCAGCTTCAACATGCTCCCTTCAGGGTGtgaaagatttttattttcattccagAGTCATATCAAGTTGAGTGGGGGAGAACAAGCTAAACAGTACGTATATTTACATTTCCCATGAGCCCGAGACAACAGACAAGGTCACTCCCAGTCTCCACGGTTGAGTCTGCAGCTTATCATTACGCATAATAACATCAACAGTGATTCCTCCGACACACAGAATGTCCCCGCTAGTCTTTATCCAACCTTGTGTTAGTCTGCCTGGATGTTTACAGCTGCAGGTCAATATCTGTTTATCTGTCCGTTTGTGGAATCCTATTGTTTCCCAATGGATTTCTattctttcactttgtttttaccaACAACACTGAAATCATGCAGCTGTGACTTTAAAGCGTTACAtccatttatttgtctttttttcatcttaACAAAGAAAATATCCATCATAGATGAACAATCTCCTACTCCTTCCTTACACTGCCACATCATCTCCTCAGAGAACGtcatcactttctctcttttcttacGTAAATGCAGCGTTAATGAGCCTCAAGCCGAATGCTGACTTGTTGCACTGCTTTTATTATAaatcacacaaactgaaaaaaaaagtagaaacaGACCTGAGATCAAGTACTCCTTCTTGCCAGTGGCATCCAGGGTAACGCCACACACAGCGGACACTGGAGCGGTGAACACAGCCTCGATGTCCTGGTTAGGACCCTTGAACATCTGGAACAAAACCATGGAGGGAGGGgcgggtcaaaggtcaggaggAAGGGGTCAAAGAATGACTATAAAACCCTGTAGCCTACAGTGATGATGACAGTGTTCTTACCTTGATCTGTTTGACCTCGTACTGGATCCTCTTGATGGGGTTCCCATAGATATCGTTCCCTGAGtccacctccttctcccccACCACCTTCGCTCGAATCActgtgagagaaacacagaggaacaagGTCAGTTCATCTGCAGGTTATATTCTCAATTGATCTGCAAAATATCATGTTGGTTTTTTTCTGGCCAACAGTTAAAACCCAAACATCTTCAATTCACGATAACGTTTAACAGGGAAAAGCAGGAAATCTTCATGATTAATGAATGTTTGGGCTTTCAGTTCATCAACTGATTATTGCAGCTCTAAAGACAAGAACCTATGCAGGTCTGGAATAACAATcgttttcattattgattaatctacACATAAACAATCATAATCATCTAATCGTTGCTGAATTGTGTTTCCAAATGGTTTTAGttaaaaaaagcagcaaattctcACTCCAGTGAGAATGTTTGCCATTTTTTCCTTGACAAATTATTTTCAATTCTGAAAATGGTTGCATATTCCTTTTCTGTCAATCAActaattgattgattaactgCAGCACTTGGTTGGAAGAAAAATCTACCACTACAACTCCGATAACTGATTTTAATgcaaaaataccaaatattcGATGGTCCAAAGTTCTCAGATGTGACAATTTTCTTgttcttaaattaaattaaacatttgacaCAGTGACCT is a window of Paralichthys olivaceus isolate ysfri-2021 chromosome 21, ASM2471397v2, whole genome shotgun sequence DNA encoding:
- the timp2a gene encoding metalloproteinase inhibitor 2a, whose amino-acid sequence is MLTFPVNGVLCTLALLVLWRAEELAEACSCAPVHPQQAFCNADVVIRAKVVGEKEVDSGNDIYGNPIKRIQYEVKQIKMFKGPNQDIEAVFTAPVSAVCGVTLDATGKKEYLISGKAEAGGQMHVTLCDYIMLWDSLSTTQKKSLSQRYQMGCECKIVRCPSLPCEISAPEECLWTDLMIEKQVHGRQANHYACVKRADGSCSWYRGVALPKKEFLDAEDP